GCCGCAGGCGGTGCTGCAGAAGCGCTTGGAGCGGTTGCGCGACAGGTCGACGAAGACGCCGTCGCACCCGTCGGCCTCGCACCGGCGCAGCCGCTCCAGCTCGTCGGCGCGCACCACGTCGACCATCGCCATCGCGGCCTCGACCGCCATCCGGGCCGCGAAGGGGGCGTCGTCCGGCACGGCGTGCAGGTGCCACCCCCACCCGTCGTGGTCGACCAGGCGGGGCACCGCCCGCTCCTCGGCGAGCAGCACGTTGACGAGGTCCACGACCCCCTCCTCCCCCAGCTCCCAGAACCTCGCCAGCCGCGGCCGGACGAGGCGCACCCGCTGCACCTCGGCGGACCGCCGCGGTGGCGTGCCCGACCA
This genomic window from Serinicoccus chungangensis contains:
- a CDS encoding CGNR zinc finger domain-containing protein; this translates as MPFTHDAVEALRSAAALVNTRTGAGSGSDHLPSEQAAQARAEGVDTLTTVEDLEAFVAQWQWSGTPPRRSAEVQRVRLVRPRLARFWELGEEGVVDLVNVLLAEERAVPRLVDHDGWGWHLHAVPDDAPFAARMAVEAAMAMVDVVRADELERLRRCEADGCDGVFVDLSRNRSKRFCSTACGNRVAAAAYRGRQSDKGDAARGERSADG